From Pandoraea vervacti, the proteins below share one genomic window:
- a CDS encoding heavy metal sensor histidine kinase produces MKHSISRRLAAMFAVVALSVFALVGAALYLVLRAQLERHLRESLDDRAQIAHIIVYHGGTPEKWQIVREKLSDMTPRDGTTTYAVTSDDPRYTFGTPVSGMFVKRLSNGYVRLSPDNGGDDMLTTREILPPYGTRPAVALQVAASYAPNEQTLRAFGLSLAALSGLGALGVLLLSFSVTRLGLSPLRRLTREASEIRPDNRSQRLDTRSLPVELDDLTHSFNGALARLDSAYERLESFNADVAHELRTPITILIGQTEVALTRARPVEALRALLQSNLEELGRMRTIVNDMLFLSRADQGERATGLTALSLASEAAHTLEFLELALEEAQVTARLHGSAFAPVNKALFGRALANLVMNAIEHCAPGANIDVHIAVQAAGPNDTRTDDTRRVHIEVVNPGAPIAPDVLAHLFDRFYRAEASRTNSRENHGLGLAIVKAIAEMHGGTVWARSANGLNRFGFSVAAGRGGSAGSNVDSETRPADLGTEGNGRGDGGAPPAMPPSPSGPATATPARQAP; encoded by the coding sequence GTGAAACACTCGATCTCCCGACGCCTTGCCGCCATGTTCGCCGTTGTGGCGCTGTCGGTATTCGCCCTCGTGGGCGCGGCGTTGTATCTGGTGCTGCGCGCGCAGTTGGAGCGGCACCTTCGCGAATCGCTCGACGATCGGGCGCAGATCGCCCATATCATCGTCTACCACGGCGGTACGCCCGAGAAGTGGCAGATCGTGCGTGAGAAGCTGAGCGACATGACGCCGCGCGACGGCACCACGACCTACGCGGTCACCAGCGACGACCCGCGTTACACGTTCGGTACCCCGGTGAGCGGCATGTTCGTCAAACGGCTATCCAACGGGTATGTCCGGCTGAGTCCCGACAACGGCGGCGACGACATGCTGACCACGCGCGAAATTTTGCCGCCTTACGGCACGCGCCCGGCGGTCGCGCTGCAAGTCGCCGCCAGCTATGCCCCCAACGAACAGACATTGCGGGCGTTCGGCCTGAGTCTGGCGGCGCTCTCCGGATTAGGTGCGTTGGGCGTGCTGCTGCTCAGTTTTTCCGTGACGCGACTGGGGCTGTCGCCATTGCGGCGGCTCACGCGCGAAGCGTCCGAAATTCGTCCGGACAATCGTTCGCAGCGCCTGGATACCCGGTCACTGCCCGTCGAGCTCGACGATCTTACCCACTCGTTCAACGGCGCGCTGGCGCGGCTGGACAGCGCTTACGAGCGACTGGAGTCTTTCAACGCCGATGTCGCCCATGAGTTGCGCACACCGATTACGATTCTGATCGGGCAGACGGAAGTGGCGCTCACGCGAGCGCGGCCGGTTGAGGCGTTGCGAGCCTTGCTGCAGTCGAATCTGGAAGAGCTGGGCCGCATGCGCACCATCGTCAACGACATGCTGTTTCTCTCCCGAGCCGATCAGGGCGAGCGCGCGACCGGACTCACGGCGCTGTCACTCGCCAGCGAAGCGGCGCACACGCTGGAATTTCTGGAGCTTGCGCTCGAAGAGGCGCAAGTCACCGCGCGACTGCACGGCAGCGCCTTTGCCCCGGTCAACAAGGCGCTGTTCGGACGCGCCTTGGCCAATCTGGTCATGAACGCCATCGAACATTGCGCGCCGGGCGCCAACATCGATGTGCACATCGCTGTGCAGGCGGCCGGACCGAACGACACGCGCACGGACGACACCCGACGCGTGCACATCGAGGTCGTCAATCCCGGCGCACCGATTGCACCGGATGTGCTCGCGCACCTGTTCGACCGCTTTTACCGCGCGGAGGCTTCGCGCACGAACAGTCGCGAGAATCACGGATTGGGGCTGGCAATCGTCAAGGCCATTGCCGAAATGCACGGCGGGACGGTGTGGGCACGCAGCGCGAACGGCCTCAACCGGTTTGGTTTTTCCGTCGCCGCCGGACGTGGCGGCAGTGCTGGCTCGAATGTCGACAGCGAGACGCGCCCCGCCGATCTTGGGACAGAGGGCAACGGCAGGGGCGACGGCGGCGCGCCACCGGCCATGCCGCCCTCGCCCTCCGGCCCCGCCACGGCGACGCCTGCGCGTCAGGCGCCGTGA
- a CDS encoding heavy metal response regulator transcription factor: MKVLIVEDEQKVVDYLCAGLTEQGWVVDVALDGEEGTHLALEFDYDVIVLDVMLPKRDGFAVLAALRERKSTPVIMLTARDHVTDRVRGLREGADDYLTKPFSFIELVERLHALARRTRVQESTLISVGDLFVDLIGRRATRDGHRLDLTAKEFQLLSVLARRQGDILSKTAITELVWDVNFDSHTNVVETAIKRLRAKLDGPFTTKLLHTVRGMGYVLEVREAQV; the protein is encoded by the coding sequence ATGAAAGTGCTGATCGTTGAAGACGAACAAAAGGTGGTGGACTATCTGTGCGCCGGGCTGACCGAGCAAGGCTGGGTCGTCGACGTGGCGCTCGATGGCGAGGAAGGCACGCATCTGGCGCTGGAGTTCGACTACGACGTGATCGTGCTCGATGTCATGCTTCCCAAACGCGATGGCTTCGCGGTGCTCGCCGCCTTGCGCGAACGCAAGTCGACGCCGGTCATCATGCTCACCGCCCGCGATCATGTGACCGACCGTGTGCGCGGGCTTCGCGAAGGCGCCGACGACTATCTGACGAAACCGTTCTCGTTCATCGAACTGGTCGAACGACTCCATGCGCTGGCACGCCGCACACGCGTACAGGAGTCGACGCTGATTTCGGTGGGCGATCTGTTCGTTGATCTCATCGGGCGCCGTGCGACCCGAGACGGCCATCGCCTCGATCTCACCGCCAAGGAATTCCAGTTGCTGTCGGTCCTGGCGCGCCGTCAGGGGGACATCCTGTCGAAGACGGCAATCACCGAACTCGTCTGGGATGTCAATTTCGACAGCCATACGAACGTGGTGGAAACGGCCATCAAGCGGCTGCGCGCCAAACTCGACGGCCCGTTCACGACCAAGCTGCTGCACACCGTGCGCGGCATGGGCTACGTGCTCGAAGTGCGCGAGGCGCAGGTCTGA
- a CDS encoding efflux transporter outer membrane subunit produces MSAATRGVPLGATLAAAALSALLGACAVGPDYHRPDVAAPADWKTDGYWKLAQPSHAALQPDWWKAFREPALDALETQALAQNQTLAAALAHYDQAQATLSGVSAQRLPEVDASFGLARQRISANRPVTSYSSASMSTVQNNVQLGLGVSYDTDLFGRIRRQVEGAQASAEQARDDLANARLILTTQLATAYFQLREVDAEIKVLDQSVALQQKALDYVSAQHDLGAVSGLDVLQQQSQLDTTRVQARLLHQQRDQYEHAIAALVGVPAPAFTLATGPLPGVLPAIPLGVPSDILQRRPDVAAAERNMAAANAQIGVAKAAFFPSLTLNPGIGWQSTEFASLLSAPSLLWTLGTVASQVVFDGGRRQANVDFASAGYRGVEANYRQTVLTAFQQVQDGVTGLSVLDAAARESRAAVVDAERLLGLANDRYSGGLTAYLSVITAQQSALASERQDVQIRGQQLVLSVALVKALGGGWQPSETSAPLASSASSASSASPAPPVALTPASASADSYNAQR; encoded by the coding sequence GTGAGCGCGGCCACGCGCGGCGTCCCGCTCGGTGCGACGCTGGCGGCTGCCGCGCTCAGCGCGCTGCTCGGCGCGTGTGCGGTGGGACCGGATTACCATCGCCCCGACGTCGCCGCCCCGGCCGACTGGAAGACGGACGGTTACTGGAAACTGGCGCAGCCCTCGCACGCGGCGTTGCAGCCCGACTGGTGGAAGGCGTTCCGCGAACCGGCGCTCGATGCGCTCGAGACCCAGGCGCTCGCCCAGAACCAGACACTTGCCGCTGCCCTCGCCCATTACGATCAGGCGCAGGCGACCCTGTCCGGTGTGTCGGCGCAACGTCTTCCGGAGGTCGATGCGTCTTTCGGACTGGCGCGCCAGCGCATTTCGGCAAACCGGCCGGTCACGAGCTACTCGTCGGCGAGCATGTCGACGGTCCAGAACAACGTGCAGCTCGGCCTCGGCGTGAGCTACGACACCGACCTGTTCGGGCGCATCCGTCGTCAGGTGGAAGGCGCGCAGGCATCCGCCGAACAGGCGCGCGATGACCTGGCGAACGCCCGGCTGATCCTCACCACACAACTCGCGACTGCGTACTTTCAGTTGCGGGAGGTGGATGCGGAGATCAAGGTACTGGATCAGTCGGTCGCGTTGCAGCAAAAGGCGCTCGACTACGTGAGCGCGCAGCATGATCTGGGGGCCGTCTCGGGACTGGACGTGCTCCAGCAGCAATCGCAACTGGACACCACGCGCGTGCAGGCGCGTCTGTTACACCAGCAGCGCGATCAGTACGAGCATGCCATCGCCGCCCTCGTCGGCGTGCCGGCACCGGCATTCACCCTGGCCACCGGCCCGTTGCCCGGCGTGCTCCCGGCGATTCCCCTCGGCGTGCCCAGCGACATCCTGCAACGGCGCCCCGACGTCGCCGCCGCCGAGCGCAACATGGCCGCCGCGAACGCGCAGATCGGCGTCGCAAAGGCGGCGTTCTTCCCCAGTCTGACGCTCAATCCGGGGATCGGCTGGCAGAGCACCGAATTCGCCAGCCTGCTGTCGGCCCCGAGCCTGTTGTGGACGCTTGGCACTGTGGCCTCGCAAGTCGTCTTCGACGGCGGCCGACGCCAGGCCAACGTCGACTTCGCCAGCGCCGGGTATCGCGGGGTCGAAGCGAACTATCGCCAAACGGTGCTCACCGCGTTCCAGCAGGTACAGGACGGGGTCACCGGCCTGTCGGTGCTGGACGCGGCCGCCCGCGAGTCGCGCGCGGCCGTCGTCGACGCCGAGCGGCTGCTGGGCCTCGCCAACGATCGTTATTCGGGCGGTCTCACGGCGTATCTGAGCGTCATCACGGCGCAGCAGTCGGCGCTCGCGAGCGAACGTCAGGACGTGCAGATACGCGGCCAGCAACTCGTGCTGTCGGTGGCACTGGTCAAAGCGTTGGGAGGTGGATGGCAGCCTTCGGAGACCTCGGCCCCCTTAGCATCCTCAGCATCCTCAGCATCCTCAGCATCCCCGGCGCCGCCGGTCGCCCTCACGCCCGCCAGCGCATCCGCTGACTCGTATAATGCGCAAAGATGA
- a CDS encoding efflux RND transporter periplasmic adaptor subunit: MTEKHHAELAIPEHDPADGRQLPPRRGEFRRARVALIVVALLLVAGAARTTISNALQRREVAEVTQRNAAQYVSIVTPQATEASETLLPATLRGAVESPIFARATGYVLHRYVDIGARVKQGQLLADLDTPEIDQELAQAVAQRNQINASLGLAKSSLARWQQLRQRDAVSQQELDERQSTYTQGVANLAAADANVKRLQQLESFKRIVAPFDGVITQRNVDIGDLVSAGSGSSQALFSLAQTDPLRVYVQVPQAYAQGVAVGQSVVVTQAELPGQHFQGRITHVSGAIDVTTRSLQIEAALPNPDGTLRPGAYVQLALPSAVQAHLSVPANALLFRAEGPRVAVVDAQGVVHLHKIVIAQDLGQSLELADGVAPTDRVIVNPSDSIDDGDHVQARALDMKASSGVKSGGGSGERRQHGASAKPQGAKA; encoded by the coding sequence ATGACCGAGAAACATCACGCCGAACTGGCCATTCCCGAGCACGATCCTGCCGACGGTCGGCAACTGCCCCCTCGGCGGGGCGAATTCCGACGCGCCAGGGTTGCGCTGATCGTCGTGGCCTTGCTGCTGGTGGCGGGCGCCGCACGCACCACGATCTCGAACGCGCTACAACGCCGCGAAGTGGCCGAGGTGACGCAGCGCAATGCCGCGCAGTACGTCAGCATCGTCACGCCGCAGGCGACCGAGGCGAGCGAGACGCTGCTGCCCGCCACGCTGCGCGGCGCCGTGGAGTCGCCGATCTTCGCCCGGGCGACCGGGTACGTGCTGCACCGTTATGTCGACATCGGCGCGCGCGTGAAGCAAGGCCAATTGCTCGCCGATCTGGACACGCCCGAAATCGATCAGGAACTGGCGCAGGCCGTCGCCCAGCGCAATCAGATCAACGCGTCTCTCGGACTGGCGAAGTCGTCGCTCGCGCGCTGGCAGCAATTGCGTCAGCGCGACGCCGTTTCCCAGCAGGAACTGGATGAGCGCCAGAGCACCTACACGCAAGGCGTCGCCAACCTCGCGGCGGCAGACGCCAACGTCAAGCGGCTCCAGCAACTGGAGTCGTTCAAACGCATCGTCGCGCCGTTCGACGGCGTCATCACGCAACGCAACGTCGACATCGGCGATCTTGTCTCGGCGGGCAGCGGTAGCAGTCAGGCGTTGTTTTCGCTGGCGCAGACGGACCCGCTGCGCGTCTATGTCCAGGTCCCGCAGGCGTATGCGCAGGGCGTGGCCGTCGGTCAGTCTGTCGTCGTGACGCAGGCCGAACTTCCCGGCCAGCACTTCCAGGGTAGGATTACCCATGTGTCAGGCGCCATCGACGTGACGACGCGCTCGCTCCAGATCGAGGCGGCCTTGCCGAACCCGGACGGGACACTGCGGCCCGGCGCCTACGTGCAGCTGGCGCTGCCCAGCGCCGTGCAGGCGCATCTGAGCGTACCGGCCAATGCGCTGCTGTTTCGCGCGGAAGGTCCGCGCGTGGCAGTGGTCGACGCTCAGGGGGTCGTGCATCTGCACAAGATCGTGATCGCCCAGGACCTCGGACAGTCGCTGGAACTGGCCGATGGCGTCGCCCCGACCGACCGCGTGATCGTCAATCCGAGCGATTCCATCGACGATGGCGACCACGTGCAAGCCAGGGCGCTCGACATGAAAGCCTCTTCCGGCGTGAAATCGGGCGGCGGCAGCGGTGAGCGCCGTCAGCACGGCGCGAGCGCCAAACCGCAGGGAGCCAAAGCGTGA